AACAATTTTGAAGTTAATTTCTTTTTTGGACGAATCGATAACGGCCATAATGGACGACATGCTAGAGGGATAAGGAGGGGCTGTCAACTTTATTTATTAAGAATACTTTAACATTCTACCCGCGACTCAAAAGCACGTGAAAGGGTCATTTGGTCGATATATTCAATATGCCCACCCACGGGGATACCGTTTGCAAGCCTGGTCATTTTAAGTCCCATAGGCTTGAGTAATTTGGAAATGTAGAGTGCTGTAGCATCGCCCGAAATATTGGGATTTGTAGCTAAAATAATTTCATGCACCTCTTGTTTTTGTAAGCGCGCCATCAGTTCTTGGATGCGAAGCTCATTGGGGCCAATACCATCAATAGGCGAAAGAGAACCATGGAGCACATGATACACCCCTTTAAAACTATGGGTGCGTTCCACCGCCATCAAGTCGGATGAATCTTCCACTACACATAACAAATGATGATCACGCTTTTTATCGCGGCAAATGGGGCATAAAGGTTCATCGGTAAAATGAAAACACTCTTCGCAAAAACGCACTTTAGCCGACACATCGGCAAGTGCTTGCGAAAGGCTTTGCGCATAATGGGACGGCTGACGCAAAATATGCAGCACCAAACGCAAAGCCGTTTTGTGCCCAATACCGGGCAGCTTGGCTAATTCCTGCGTGAGACGTTCGATAGGTGTTAACATGAATTTTTAAAACATCCCCGGTATTTTGAGGCCACTAGCCCCCATCATCCCGGCCATACCATCTTGCTGGGCCTCGCCCACTTTTTTAAGAGCTTCGTTTACGGCGGCCACAATTAAATCTTGCAGCATATCAATATCGTCTTTACTCACCACTTCGGGGTCAAGTTTTACCGATAACAAATCGCCCTTGCCCGTTACACGGGCGGTAACCATACCCCCACCCGAAGACGCTTCAAATTCTTTAGAAGCCAGTTCATCTTGCTGCTTTTTTAATTTTTTTTGTAAATCTTGAGCCTGTTTTAAAATTTGATTCATGTTCATAGTAATCTCCTAACCCCGATAAACGGGATAAGTCTCTTATCTAAAAATATCCTGTGCATTCTGCACAAGATATTTTTCGTAAGAGACTAATCTCTAAAGTTTCCAAACTGCAGCGGTATATCAAATTCCTTACCGCGTAAGAGTGCCATCACATCCTGTAAATCATCCCGTTTTTTACCCGTTACGCGCACTTTTTCGTCCTGAATTTGCGCCTGCACTTTTAGCTTAGACTCCTTGATAATTTTGGTAATTTCCTTAGCCTTTTCGGTTTCAATACCCATAACAAGCGTAATTTCGCAACGCTTCATTTGCCCACCGGCATCGGTGATATCCCCTTTTTTAAGCGATTTGAGTGAAATGCCGCGCTTGTGCACCTTACTCTGAAGCATATCGTAAATAGCCCCCATTTTGTAATCATCTTCGGCCAAATACTTGATGATCTTTTTGGTTTTATCAAACTCAATAGTGCTTTTGGAACCCTTAAAATCGTAACGTGCTAAAATTTCTTTCACGGTTTGATTAACGGCGTTATCAATTTCCTGCAAATTCACTTCCGAACTAATGTCAAAGCTAGGCATATTACTCACCCTTTACTAATTTAGCTTTAAGATCAGCACTCAACTCAAAAACATCCGCCGGCACCACAGGGTTAAGCACAATACTGCTAAAACCATAATGCGTTCTATTTTGAGACTGATTAAAAAGCGTCATTTCTTCAATTCTATAATTACCGGCATTAAGCCCTAATACGATTTTTTCAACTTGGGCATCCTTTTTTTTGGGAATTAATTCTAAAAATAAAAGGCCGGCATTATCCATCATAGCATCGGCGGCTGATCCTTTTTGGATAAGAAAGTCATCGGTAAGCCGCGCCAAACCTTTTAAAAAGGTAAGTGCTTCGCTGGCCAAAATTTTGGATATTTTTTGATACTCAAAAACCTGATCTACCCCACTATCGTATACCCATAAAGTCTGCCCGTTAGAGAGGTAATG
The bacterium genome window above contains:
- a CDS encoding YajQ family cyclic di-GMP-binding protein, with protein sequence MPSFDISSEVNLQEIDNAVNQTVKEILARYDFKGSKSTIEFDKTKKIIKYLAEDDYKMGAIYDMLQSKVHKRGISLKSLKKGDITDAGGQMKRCEITLVMGIETEKAKEITKIIKESKLKVQAQIQDEKVRVTGKKRDDLQDVMALLRGKEFDIPLQFGNFRD
- a CDS encoding YbaB/EbfC family nucleoid-associated protein; its protein translation is MNMNQILKQAQDLQKKLKKQQDELASKEFEASSGGGMVTARVTGKGDLLSVKLDPEVVSKDDIDMLQDLIVAAVNEALKKVGEAQQDGMAGMMGASGLKIPGMF
- a CDS encoding outer membrane lipoprotein carrier protein LolA yields the protein MAKRILVGAFLLLMFLVNPPLGLAWELNPTIQKLQALYDKTDAWQAQFTQKTHVDLIDKTITKTGSILVKKPSHLKIDYHGDGARHYLSNGQTLWVYDSGVDQVFEYQKISKILASEALTFLKGLARLTDDFLIQKGSAADAMMDNAGLLFLELIPKKKDAQVEKIVLGLNAGNYRIEEMTLFNQSQNRTHYGFSSIVLNPVVPADVFELSADLKAKLVKGE
- the recR gene encoding recombination mediator RecR translates to MLTPIERLTQELAKLPGIGHKTALRLVLHILRQPSHYAQSLSQALADVSAKVRFCEECFHFTDEPLCPICRDKKRDHHLLCVVEDSSDLMAVERTHSFKGVYHVLHGSLSPIDGIGPNELRIQELMARLQKQEVHEIILATNPNISGDATALYISKLLKPMGLKMTRLANGIPVGGHIEYIDQMTLSRAFESRVEC